ACCCGAGCACTGCCAGTGTTCTGTCTTTGCACAGAACAAAAATGGACCATGCAGGGTGATGTTACTACATGAGAAGTGGCACTTACTACCCTGATGAGAGTGGAGATGGAGTATGATGGATTCAGCGGCCAGAGGTTTATGACAAATGCAACAGGGGTCCATGCAATGGGGTCGGGGAGAAGGGGTGTGGCAGCATTCAGACAATGGAGCGATGCAGTGTTGTCAGGTCAGGATGATGGGTGATTGGGTGAAATGTGCGGCTGATGTTTCTGTGCAGTGGTTGGGCCGGGCACTAGCGTGGCATGAATTCTATTTGCTACTACATGGGTGAAAAAGGGTTGAGGGCAGAGCAGTATACAAGTTAAaggcatagaagcagaattagcccattcagctCAAGAgataactccaccattcaatcatagctgacctatcgttccctctcaaccctattctcctgccttctccctataacccccgacacccttacaaatcaagaacctattaatctccacttcaaaaatacccaaatgacttGACCCCCATTgccatctgtgccaatgaattccacagattcaccaccctctggctaaacaaattcctccatctcctttctcaaAGTAAGTCCTATTTTGagtttatggcctctggtcctcgagtcTTCcaggagtggaaacatcctccacgtccactctatccaggcctttcaatatttggTAAGTCAACCCtcacgatcccccccccccccccctccccccccaacttgCCCCAAGTGTACTAATTCCATCTGCCCACTCTTACCCATTACAGTTCAGGCAAGAATCAGTCCAGCATCTCAGACCATACATTTTATttagaaatatcacatttaaaattcagttttaactCAACGAGTGAATGAGAGTTGAACTGGCACTCCATACTGGGTGGGCAATTCTGCCAGTCCCAGGAagactccaccccccacccccaaggcAGAAACAGCCCCAGgcatgaggggggtgggggatataCTAAAATAGTAAAAAACAATTGACAGTAGACACAGGAACACATGGGAGGGAAGGCAGGAGGGAGCTCTGGGCAGCGCTGTGGGTCTGGGGACCCACGACTCAGGGGAAGGACTCACCCTTCCCATTCTTCATCAAAGCCTCCATTCTCATCATCACCTACAACACAAACAGAGTCTGGTCACTGGAATCCACACTCCACCCCGCTAATCCCTCCACCCTGCCTGCTCTCCCAGCTCCACCAGTCCAGCCCAAGCCCACCATTCCCCCTACCcagcctccctcactctccccaacCCAGGCCCCTCTCCCACAAAAGGCCCCCTCTTACCCTACCTATTCCATCATcaacttcccatctccaccatcaCTCCCTCTgctgcttctccccccccccccccttccatagaGGTCCAGTTGGGGGGAATGGCGGAGGGGCAGGGCTGGACCATTGCCCTCAAGCCTCGCTCACCAGACGACCGTAGGGCACGGCTCCTCCTCTGTATCAGTTGCCAGAGTTCCGCTGCAAGGTCGTGGGGCTGGACGGGAGCCAGCTGGGGCCGATCAGACACCTGTGGGACATTAATGGCAGCATCAGCACTGGCCTGGGTCCAGCACCACATGACTCGACTAAAGCCAATTATCTCCACATGCTACATCACCAGCCGAGCGGCAGGATTACCAGGACGCAAAGTAGCTTTttattcatggaaacatagaaaataggtgcaggagtaggccattcggcccttcgagccagcaccaccattcaatatgatcatggttgatcatccaaaatcagtaccccgttcctgctttcccccatatccctttattccattagccctatgagctaaatctaactctctcttggcatCTAATTCTtctacacgcccccccccccaccccccctccctccctggccCCCAATCCTCCCTCTCCGGCCCAGCCTCCCCCACGCCCCCAGCTGCCGACCCTCGCTCTCTGGAGATGGCTGTCCCGTTAAACACTCACCGACCTCAGGACACAGCCCTGCCGGATCTGGAGCAGCAGCAGATCCCACCCTCCGACAACCAGCATTGACTTCCTCGGCTCCACCTTCCTCAGCCGGACTCCTCTCCTGATCCCTTCAAGCAGCagatgaggaaggggagggggagggggtaggggagccCAAACTAGTTCAGGAGATGTTGAGGCTCTGAATGCTGGTGGTGGGTGAGGGCGAGAGGGAAGGTGTGCGagtggaaaggaggtggggttaaGGGCAGGCTTCCCCTTGTGGCAAGATCCTAGACCCTCCAATTGGGTAGGGGACAGAGGGAGGCCTGAGGAACCTTGATCAGGGGGCATGTGCTGGGCAGAGCGGGTGGCATCAGGGGGCATTGGCCTGGCAGAAGGGGTGCAATGGTGAGGTGACAGAGGATGAAGGCTCAAAGCACAATGCTGACTGGAAACTGAAAAAGAGAAGAGTTTAGATTCAGCACAAtaccagaaggacctctttgctcctatactcaactcctcttgttatgaaggccaacatgccattcgctttcttcactgcctgctgtaactgcatgcttactttcattgactgaacaaggacccccagatcccgttgtacttccccttttcccaacttgacaccatttagataataatctgccttcctgtttttgctaccaaagtggataagctcacatttatccacattaaactgcatctgccatgcatctgcccactcacacaacctgtccaagtcatcctcctcacagttcacactgccacccagctttgtgtcatctgcaaatttgctaatgttactgaaTCCCTtcctctaaatcattgatgtatattgtaaatagttgcagccccagcaccgtGCCTTGCAGTATCCCTGCCATTCtggaagggacccgttaatccctactctttgtttcctgtcttccaaccaattttctgtccatgtcagcactctacccccaataccatgtgccctaattttgcccactaacctcctatgtgggaccttatcaaaaatgACCTCACCGACTGCACTGGGCTGAGGGGCTGCAACAGGACTGCAGTTGTGGTCTTACTTCAACAACAGACGTACTGACAAAGGGGGTGCAGTGATAATCCACTTTGGCCATTCCTGAGATAGCAGGCTTGCTGAGGATGGATGGACTGGGCACTTGGACTGCCAGAGTTTAAAAAGGGAGGAGATTGTTGAAACATACAGCACTTCAGGCTGGGGAGTTGAGAATCAGAGGATGCTGCCTCAGGTGGGGAGGATAAATGTCTTCACTGACAAAGTGAATCATTGGAACATTGCTCTGTGAAGGCTGGCATCAACTTCATTCTAAACCAGCGTCACTGTGTTTTTGGCAACAGGGCAAGCCCCAGGATAAGGGCATAGGTCACGGAAAGGATGTGGAGGTGGAAGATTAGTCATGACCTGGACAAATGGCAGAGCAAACCTGAAGAGCCTGGTATCCTGCCCTGAAGTTTTCACTACAGAATACACTGACAGTACTCACAAATGTCTACAAACTCACCACCTGGACCTCGACTGTAGTCAAGGGCAACAGGCACAAGTGAGCAGTAACTGAACGATACACAACTCCCTGGCCGCAGACCATTGTTGTTCTGGGACCAAGTCCTGGACCTCCCTCCCCATTCACCAGTGCCTCCGTCtggtcaccaccaccaccaccccgccGCACAAACCAGCCGTCTCTTTATACCTGTCTGTTTGGCTGCATGCCTTGCAGCATCGGTGCCTCTTTTCCCTTTAATCACTCGATAATTCCGCGGAGAAGTTTGAGACTTCTGCGAATAATCAGCATTGATCCCGGCCTCTCGAAATGGTGTGATCAAATCAGGTGCTAAGCACTTGGCCTAATATCAGAGAGTGACACTGAGCATTGTACTCAAACCTCCATACTCGCAGCAGTCTACACCCTCCAAAGCAAAAACACTTCCCATCCCCTCAGAGAACACTCCCTGATttgctcatcctttcccacccaacccaTCCCCTCCCTtagtacttttccctgcaaccataAGAGATGTAACACCTATCTTGACATCCCCTTCCAGGACCCCAActatccttccaggtgagacagaggttcacctgcaccttttccaacctcatctactgcatcgagAGTTCCCAATGTAGTCTCCGTTACATCGGCAAGACCTAGCACAGACTCAGTGACCGTTTTGCCAAACATTTGTGCTTGGTCTACCAAGGCCTGTTGGTTGCTACCAAATGACACCTCTTCCCATTTTGATCTTCTTGTCCAGGGCCTCTTCCATTCACAGAGTGATGCCACACAAGCAAGCTGGAGGgacagcaaccccccccccccccccccccccccccccccccccccccaaccccagcaCAGCCAGCCCCTCAGCCACCCAACCTCCTCAGGGAgatcatacacccaccacactcactGTGAATCCAGTCTCAGGGTCCCAGGCCACATGACTGACGTGCCTGAGGAGAGATAAACTGATTAATGTCTAAACCACAGCCCCCAGgatagttgctgtctgaccccacACAGCAGGGAACCGCCCTTATCagagacacccaccaccctggccacactctcatgtcGCTGCTACCATCGAGATGACGTTACATGAGCtggaaaaccgtgacctccaggttcaagaacagcttcttagcATCCATCAGGCTCTTAAAGACTGCACAATTTATTGTATCATTGATTACGTCCTGTGTGTTACTGTATTTATGGgcatgttaagctgcagcaagtaacaatCTCACTGTCACACTCAACCCTCTTGACATTCTGAAGCCAAAGTGTAAGGGagatgaaaggaactgcagatgtagcttCACAAATAAAAgacaaaggtgacattttgggttgggacattgtgtgcgtctctgtctctgtctcgtctgaagaagggtccccaccagcaacatcacctgtccatgttctccagagattttgcctatcccattaagttactccaccactgtcttttttttttggagtAGTGTTAACTTTGTGATTAAAGTCATTGACTACCTGGAGAATGGGTTTCGAACAACTGAGGGaacagagaggagagggagagagtatcAATACCGCTCCCTTGGGCCAAGAGAAGTGATATACAAACGCAGAGCGGGATTGCCTGCAAGAGCGTTGTCGATGAACCAGTGTTTACCCTGTTTACCAGTGCTCCCAGGTTTACACTGTGAAACAAACGTCTAGTCACTGGCCGTTTCATAAAGTCTCCAGACTCGTTTCATCAGCAGGATGAGCCAAGGccgagaaacagcacagaaataggccgctCAGCCCACCGCGACGGTACTGACCAAACCACACGGTAACACGTGCTCTATCCCGTGCGGGACCCAGCGCTCCCATTGCACCGATAGAATCTCGATCTTCCCTCTACGCCCAACCCTCCCACCCAACACCACCCCGCCTAACCCTCGCACCCCCGCCcaaccctcaccaccccccaccaccatacCCCGCCCCGCCGCTCACTGGAATCCACTGGGCGCTCCGATTTCCAACTTGGAGACTGAGGCACGGCGCCGAGCCGAGCGACGCCTGGAGGCGTCAGAGTCAGGAGAGCCCCTGGAGCTGGACACTACAACAGAGACAGTGGTCAATACAACCAGCCCGGAGGCACCGACAGAATGCCGCCACTCCCGCACCGGACTTCCAACCCACAGGAGACTGGGCACCACACCCCACACCGGGCCTGGAAAGACCGCTCCCCACTCCTCCCACTCACAGCGGCCAAGGCTCCCACCCAACACCTCCCATCACCGGGGCCCAGAGCCCGTACGGGAGCCTCGCGTACCACCGCTGTCCCCAGTGGACCCTCCCCGGGGGCCCTGCCCATGCCCACACTGCAGCCCACCCTCACTCCCAATactctttccccaccccctctcttccccaacTCCCCCTAGGCCGCTACCATAACGGGCGAGCGCTTTGGCGAGAGCAATCTTCATCCCTCCCCGCTGGCCTAATGCTGCGCAGTTCAAAATTCCCACCTAAATCACATGGCACCCAGTCACTGATGACGTAGTGTCGACCAGCCAATCACTGACGACGTGGCATAGATCAGCCAATCATTAGTGAGGTAGCATCAACCATCCAATCACTGATGacacaccaggtcaggcagcatttgtgaccaACATCCagttgcaacgtttcgggttggacccTTCAGTCAGACTCGCCCAGacctgagtttattgtcacatgtgcaaccaccatctgcaatttcttgtatctTCTGGTGATTCAGCATTTACGAATCAGATCAaaggagcaggcccttctgctctCAATGTCGGTGCCCAACAtattgccaagaccaactcttatctatcaTCTACACATGCTCCCtatacctccattcccagcagatcaatctaaaagtcccttaaacatagaaaatggttgcaggagtaggccattcggcccttcgagcctgcaccgctattcaatatgatcatgcctgatcattcactcagtatcctgtacctgccttctctccataccccctaactccctcttaaatatagcctgtgaactggcctcaactaccttctgtggcagagaattccagagattcaccactctctgcgtgaaaaatgtttttctcatctcggtcctaaacgatttccccttatccttaaactgtgaccccttgttctggacttccccaacatcgggaacaatcttcctgcctctagcccgtCCAACACTTTAAGAATTGTGTAACCACTATCACACcactatctgcctccatcaccacccctggtacCACGTACCAGCCCCCCgccacactgtgtaaaaaaccttgccccgcacatttcctttatactttgcccatctcaccttaaagctatgttctctagtctttggcattatACCCTATGATCACATGATCACATCCAATGCAGTGCTCGCtggaaggcccgaatggcctactcctgcacatattgtctatgtaaAGACCACTCACATGccggtcattctttcttcttccttttggtggaagatacagaagcttgaaaacacgtACAACCACATTCAGGAGCAGCCTCTTCCTCGCTGCTGTCAGACTCGTGAATGGGCCACTCGTAAACTAACAATGTATTCCGAATCTTCCAATCCTCCTCATTCCGACACTTGCACGTTATTATCTGCACTTTGCACGTGTAACACTATTTTCTGCACccaggtatttttctctttgcgctACCTGGTGTCGACGGGTATGTCATGATTGTATTATTTGACCATATCACGTATcaacattgttggctgtggtgaaCATGACATAACTAACAAGGTGGCCAGGGCGCAGCTTGTCAATTGACCGATGGCCTGGACGTGGTGTGACCCAGGGCGGCTGCCCGCACCCTACCCCGTCTATGCCGCTCTCTGTTTGCTGTCGCTCACCTCCGTGGGCCAGGACCTATCCCGCAAACCGACCACCCCGCCGCTAGTGGAAGGGCAGCCCTTCCAGGTCTACTGGAACGTGCCCACGTCGCACTGCAGCACCCACAGAGGCGTCGACCTGCACTTGGACGACTTTGGTATTGTAACCAATAGAAATGAGAGGTTTCTTGGAGAGAAACTCACGATATTTTATTCTACGCGGTTGGGAATTTATCCAACTTATCATAGCGGGGATCCCGAAAATGGGGGGCTCCCCCAGAACATGAGCCTGGAGGAACACCTGCGTCAGGCCAGGATAGACATCGACAACTTTTTAGTCACGGACTACCAGGGGTTGGCGGTGATAGACTGGGAGGATTGGCGCCCCCTGTACGCAAGGAACTGGGGCTCCAAGAGAGTCTACCAGACAAAATCACAGGAGCTTGTCCGGGGGAGGAACCCCGATTGGAACCAAACCCATATCGAAGCTGAAGCTAAGAAGGAGTATGAGAAGGCGGCTAAAATGTACATGATGTCTTCCCTGATGCTGGGCCAGTCGATGCGACCGAAGGCTTACTGGGGATTTTACCTCTTCCCGGATTGCTACAACTACCACTTCAGGGAAGAGTTCCCCACGTACGACGGCCACTGCCCAGACATCGAGATCGAGCGTAACAATGAGCTGACGTGGATGTGGACTCAGAGCTCTGCCCTCTTCCCGTCCGTCTACCTAGAGGAGAAGATCAAGTCGGAGCGCGGTGAGCGCGGCAAACTCTACGCCAGATACCGTATACGGGAAGCCGTGCGTGTGGCTTTGCTGACCAAAGGGGAATATACTCCGCCCATCTTCCTCTACTGCCGCTCCCACTTCATCGACAGCACAACCCTCACGCCCCTCAATGAGGTGAGTAGAGGCCGTGCACCTGGTCATCATTCCCTTGCAACTCCATAGCCGCTGGTCCCCCCGCCCGCTCTGACGGTCACTGAGCGGAAACGTTGACTGtgtctcacccaccctcccaacAGTTGCACCACCTACATCCAACCCGGgcatctctctctccttctctctcccccttcctctctttccttctccccctctccctcttcacccctctccatcctccaccccctccatccctccctccctccctccctccctccctccctccctccctccctccctccctccctccctccttccctccctccctccctctctttctctccagtcGTCTTGGTGCGGCGCAGCGCTTGAATCGTCGCGGTGTGGAAAACCGGTGCTGGGACAAGGGATTCATACGGGTCAGCATGGCCATGATGGTCCGAATGGCGTCAGGTCCCGCCCCGGCCGCTGCTGACCCCACCCCGCGGTAAGCGGGGCCTTTGGGGCGGGGAGATCCGACCCGCAGCCGCCACCTGCTCCAACTTGCAGTTCGTTTGCAGATTGATCTGGTCCGCACTCTGGGCGAGAGCGCAGCGATGGGGGTGAGTGGAGCCATTCTGTGGGGGTCCACCGACTTCTCCAGAACCACGGTAAGCGCTCCCTTACTGTCCCTCCCAcaatgcggcgctccctcactgccccttccaccgtgcggcgctccctcagtacAGCGTAACTCGCCGTCGGGACCAAGGGGGGCTGTGGGCCTGGGctcgggagggaggggtgtgggtttgggggggggggggggggggggagacggatgACGAGGTTTCGCGGGTGATGCGGCGGTTAACTCTCCTGGTGCGCTCGGTGTTGCCAGGAAAACTGCCAGGCCGTGAAGGACCAGGTGCATAATGTGTTGGGGCCGTACATCCTGAACCTGACCGCGAGTGTACAGTTCTGCAGCCGGACGCTGTGCTCCAACCACGGCCGCTGCTACCGCCGCAACGCCGACGAGAATGTTTTCCTGCACTTGAACAGCAGGTCATTCCGCTTCGTGAAGCGCAATCGGCGCACTGACAAGGTTCGCATCAAGGGCCGGGCCAGTCTGTCGGACAGGAGGAATTACAGAGCCCACTTCCAGTGTCAGTGTTACTGGGGCTGGAACGGCACCCGATGCAGCCACCACAAAAGGTCCATCGACTCCTGCCGTGCCAAGACCTCCCCGCTCACACTTGTCCTCTTCCTGCTCCTGAGCCTTCTTCTCATATGATGGATGTAGTTCCTgtccaaaataaaaacaatttcctGAAACTCACCCTGTTCACTTCACTTCTGTGTGTTTGGTCTTGTGGCACAGAGGCTCACTCACAACACagatctggcccttcggcccaccgtctccACCTACCACACTTGTCAACACGAATCCCTCCCACCCGCACTGTGACTCCTCTGCCTTCACCACTCAAGAACGCGCAGAGGCCCCTGAAAAGTGGATTAGTGTGGGATTGATACAGATTCCTTCGGATCCAAGTTCTGGCCAAAATGTTGCATCCAGGGGTGGAGCTGGTGCAtagagagagatagtgagagatagatagatagtgagAGAAATAAGGAGAGACAGTCTGTGAAGGAGACAGaatgagggacagagagagaagagatTGAGATAGGTATAGACAGAGGACTAGACAATTCTGTCCAAAATACTGTGGTCACAGTGAAGATCAGATACCTTCCCCGAATATCCCTCATCCCTCGCCATTCCCTACcgtcttctccttctcccccccctccccccccccccccccccccccccccccccccccccccttgctatcccctctccctcactcctcaTTCACCCCCGTCCTCGAGTCAGaacagtgagggagcgccgcacagtGGAAGGGTCAGTGCTGAGGGAGCGGCTCACTGTAGGTGTTGGTGACGGAGTTTATCGTGACCGGCGGcgttcctccccctcaccccggcTCCGCAGCGCCCGGCCTCCGCCGCATCTCCGGATGAAGCGAGAGGCGCGCGCGAGTCGCGGGTGAGCGGAGCCGGGTGCCGGAAGTTGGCGGCTCGGCGGAGACAGGGCGCCGCCGCCGCAGCCCAGTGTGAGTGCAGAGAAATCGAGATCGGGGCTGCGGCCTAGTGTCACAgcgtcagaaggcagtggaggccgattcattgtATCCATTCAAACGAGAGAGCCctcagggctagcggaatcaagggacacggggagaaggcaggaacgtggtactgattgtggatgatcagccattatcacactggtgctggctcgaaggggcgaatgccaactgctgcagcatctattgtctatgtatctatgtaaggaTCACTCACATCCCGGTCATTCTCTTTTCTCCGTTTTGgtggaagatacagaagcttgaaaacacgtACAACCACAttcatcacacacacacgtacaacgACCTGGTGTCCACGGGTGTGTCATGATTGTACTCATGTCTGGTATTATTTGACCATATCACGTATcaacattgttggctgtggtgaaCGTGACATAACTAACAAGGTGGCCAGGGCGCAGCTTGTCCAGTGACCGATGGCCTGGACGTGGTGTGACCGAGGGCGGCTGCCCGCACCCTACCCCGTCTATGCCGCCCTCTGTTTGCTGTCGCTCACCTCCGTGGGCC
This Leucoraja erinacea ecotype New England chromosome 16, Leri_hhj_1, whole genome shotgun sequence DNA region includes the following protein-coding sequences:
- the LOC129704631 gene encoding hyaluronidase-like — protein: MAWTWCDPGRLPAPYPVYAALCLLSLTSVGQDLSRKPTTPPLVEGQPFQVYWNVPTSHCSTHRGVDLHLDDFGIVTNRNERFLGEKLTIFYSTRLGIYPTYHSGDPENGGLPQNMSLEEHLRQARIDIDNFLVTDYQGLAVIDWEDWRPLYARNWGSKRVYQTKSQELVRGRNPDWNQTHIEAEAKKEYEKAAKMYMMSSLMLGQSMRPKAYWGFYLFPDCYNYHFREEFPTYDGHCPDIEIERNNELTWMWTQSSALFPSVYLEEKIKSERGERGKLYARYRIREAVRVALLTKGEYTPPIFLYCRSHFIDSTTLTPLNEIDLVRTLGESAAMGVSGAILWGSTDFSRTTENCQAVKDQVHNVLGPYILNLTASVQFCSRTLCSNHGRCYRRNADENVFLHLNSRSFRFVKRNRRTDKVRIKGRASLSDRRNYRAHFQCQCYWGWNGTRCSHHKRSIDSCRAKTSPLTLVLFLLLSLLLI
- the LOC129704632 gene encoding actin nucleation-promoting factor WASL-like; translation: MKIALAKALARYVSSSRGSPDSDASRRRSARRRASVSKLEIGAPSGFQHVSHVAWDPETGFTAKCLAPDLITPFREAGINADYSQKSQTSPRNYRVIKGKRGTDAARHAAKQTVSSQHCALSLHPLSPHHCTPSARPMPPDATRSAQHMPPDQGSSGLPLSPTQLEGLGSCHKGKPALNPTSFPLAHLPSRPHPPPAFRASTSPELVWAPLPPPPPLPHLLLEGIRRGVRLRKVEPRKSMLVVGGWDLLLLQIRQGCVLRSVSDRPQLAPVQPHDLAAELWQLIQRRSRALRSSGDDENGGFDEEWEG